From the genome of Streptomyces virginiae, one region includes:
- a CDS encoding ATP-binding protein: protein MTGALAEDVKAAPTGPRRYSDGYSPRDTAPARARRDVTLCLRTWGLDALVDDARLIVSELVANAVQHTHTRRIGVSVTRHSDHVRIVVTDTSRTLPAPATHTPDDEAESGRGLQLVDQFATRWGSKRFRTGKQVWAELTTGKTAS from the coding sequence GTGACCGGCGCCCTGGCGGAAGACGTGAAAGCAGCCCCCACCGGCCCCCGGCGCTACAGCGACGGCTACTCGCCCCGCGACACCGCCCCGGCCCGCGCCCGACGAGACGTCACCCTCTGCCTGCGCACCTGGGGCCTCGATGCCTTGGTCGACGATGCGCGGCTGATCGTTTCCGAGCTCGTCGCGAACGCGGTCCAGCACACGCACACCCGCCGGATCGGTGTGTCCGTCACCCGCCATTCCGACCACGTGCGGATCGTGGTCACCGACACCAGCCGCACCCTCCCCGCCCCCGCGACCCACACCCCCGACGACGAGGCCGAGTCCGGCCGCGGGCTCCAGCTCGTCGACCAGTTCGCCACCCGGTGGGGCAGCAAGCGGTTCCGGACCGGCAAGCAGGTCTGGGCCGAACTCACCACCGGCAAGACGGCGTCGTGA
- a CDS encoding helix-turn-helix domain-containing protein, which yields MPTPPLVQTVRRRRLGSALRTFRKNAGFNTSDSAAQAIGWDASKINRIENAKAHLPIKDVKPLLKAYGVTDETVVTAMEELARDANKVGWWSNYGDLPETNYKDYIGLEEDAEDTRIYRPEVLPGLLQIPQYAREIITATAITRTADEVSVLVEMRKKRQAILTDTSRPGGPLKLWAVIHESTLHYRSATHSSLIREQLRHLLDMADLPNITLQVMPILATPHPGMAGPFHIVRFPHPWPTVISLETLRGGSFAEGTDDVKVYEAAFERIVAAALPVDDSREKIKSTMEKS from the coding sequence GTGCCCACACCGCCGCTCGTGCAGACCGTGCGCAGACGCCGACTCGGCAGCGCGCTGCGAACCTTCAGGAAGAACGCCGGCTTCAACACCTCCGACAGCGCCGCCCAGGCAATCGGATGGGACGCCAGCAAGATCAACCGGATCGAGAACGCCAAGGCTCATCTGCCGATCAAGGACGTCAAGCCGCTCCTGAAGGCGTACGGGGTCACCGACGAGACCGTGGTCACCGCGATGGAGGAGCTGGCCCGGGACGCCAACAAGGTCGGCTGGTGGAGCAACTACGGCGACCTGCCCGAGACCAACTACAAGGACTACATCGGCCTGGAGGAGGACGCGGAGGACACCCGGATCTACCGGCCCGAGGTGCTCCCGGGCCTGCTGCAGATCCCTCAGTACGCTCGCGAGATCATCACCGCCACAGCCATCACCCGGACCGCGGACGAGGTGTCCGTGCTCGTGGAGATGCGCAAGAAGCGGCAGGCCATCCTCACCGACACCAGCCGGCCGGGCGGACCTCTCAAGCTGTGGGCCGTCATCCACGAGTCGACCCTGCACTACCGGTCGGCGACCCACTCCTCGCTGATTCGCGAGCAGCTGCGGCACCTGCTCGACATGGCCGATCTGCCCAACATCACCCTCCAGGTGATGCCGATACTCGCCACCCCTCACCCCGGGATGGCGGGCCCGTTCCACATCGTCAGGTTCCCCCACCCCTGGCCCACCGTGATCAGTCTGGAGACCTTGCGCGGTGGGTCCTTCGCCGAGGGCACCGACGACGTGAAGGTCTACGAGGCCGCCTTCGAGCGGATCGTGGCCGCAGCACTCCCCGTCGACGACTCACGGGAGAAGATCAAATCCACCATGGAGAAGTCATGA
- a CDS encoding DUF397 domain-containing protein, protein MTDTTRLYATDLPEAEWRKSSFSDAGEQCVEIADVRRTRGFIAVRDSKTPTGPAIAFTRAAFTAFLPHVTNTPAS, encoded by the coding sequence ATGACCGACACGACCAGGCTGTACGCCACCGATCTCCCCGAAGCGGAATGGCGCAAGTCGTCGTTCAGCGACGCCGGGGAGCAGTGCGTCGAGATCGCCGACGTCCGGCGCACCCGCGGCTTCATCGCCGTCCGCGACTCGAAGACGCCCACGGGGCCGGCCATCGCCTTCACCCGGGCTGCCTTCACCGCTTTCCTACCGCACGTGACCAACACCCCCGCATCCTGA
- the cas3 gene encoding CRISPR-associated helicase Cas3', with translation MSPVQPLLLLAALWLWGKTDRYRLSRNRGGPAWNSLLAHCLDTAAVCGALIDEHLAAPTKAHLADAFGAGCPSTARRVLMLLAALHDMPGKAVLHFQQLFAQVRTRDTELAEAGRLWALHAARAGIPLNGQHHAGPPHAHVTARYLPALLGCLCPRCTGRNTRGPSPRNLPLHDLAAILGGHHGDFPDASTIRAATLTLDLFWRAMHRTLTDELARLLGVDLARLPALIRLHNPSTPVLLGGLVVHSDWIASNEHLFTYRTPDTAGTDTTAWWQASQRQATAAISTLRLHRWTPRPMTWAQQMPTTPHPRPAQQTVIDHPPTGPSLVIIEDTTGGGKSETASYLTHQLALTCGYHGSYTALPLRAAGDQLAERTAAYLTTVLGEQERAHLAIVHGNAFAHGTTDHLILTDSTITMAPNITCEDHDLHRNAPAVVLDHWYIARTRGLLSCFGVGTIDQLVLAAQRGKHWFLRLYGLANKTVVIDEAHAYALYQQRLLAAAIAWLATAGSSVVVLSATLPAGIRRDLVNSWCRGHRTTPTDRRPIGPITITDTTGQVRTHTPPRSRRSPYRTRIRLVTDPGPTQLAHHLLTRHPTGITTVIRNTVTRAEDLHRALRLAAAAHGWEPHEIKLLHSRYQERDRARHQHDVENLLGPHPDPTLRAHHPNPHRPGRLLLVGTQVLEQSLDYDTDHLYTDLAPLDLLLQRRGRQWRHPINRRNKRHLAPLTHVLWTPRPDGLPHLPPPTPHTVYHPYILAATWHALTDRAPTHAPRTLNHPDETQPLLDAVYSDAPPAGNTPIHQLLAELHPHWIRQLQEEDAQAAHRVLWPYDEEDNATGVSALASGPADETFARSRLGTPSTPIVALYQHPDSGRLTWTPTSTDSADLTSHHPITHAAPYRAQRLEIHHNTIPAPTHWFTGNARLPAPDTWTLPDAGALADRPVLLMNPDGKPIDPRLERLNYDPETGLSLRPEQP, from the coding sequence ATGTCCCCCGTTCAGCCGCTGTTGCTGCTGGCGGCGCTCTGGCTCTGGGGGAAGACGGACCGCTACCGACTCAGCCGAAACAGGGGCGGCCCGGCCTGGAACAGCCTGCTGGCACACTGCCTGGACACGGCAGCCGTCTGCGGCGCACTCATCGACGAGCACCTCGCCGCCCCCACCAAGGCGCACCTCGCGGACGCGTTCGGGGCCGGCTGCCCGTCCACCGCCCGCCGGGTGCTGATGCTGCTGGCCGCCCTTCACGACATGCCGGGCAAAGCCGTCCTCCACTTCCAGCAGCTCTTCGCCCAGGTCCGCACCCGCGACACCGAACTCGCCGAAGCCGGAAGACTCTGGGCCCTCCACGCAGCACGAGCCGGCATCCCACTGAACGGACAGCACCACGCGGGTCCCCCGCACGCACACGTCACCGCGCGCTACCTGCCCGCACTGCTGGGCTGCCTCTGCCCCCGCTGCACAGGCCGGAACACCCGCGGACCCAGCCCCCGCAACCTCCCCCTGCACGACCTCGCCGCCATCCTCGGAGGACACCACGGGGACTTCCCCGACGCCTCGACGATCAGAGCCGCCACGCTCACTCTCGACCTCTTCTGGCGCGCCATGCACCGCACCCTCACGGACGAACTGGCCCGCCTCCTAGGCGTCGACCTCGCCCGACTGCCCGCACTGATCCGTCTCCACAACCCATCCACCCCGGTGCTCCTCGGCGGCCTCGTGGTCCACAGCGACTGGATCGCCTCCAACGAGCACCTGTTCACCTACCGCACCCCCGACACCGCCGGCACCGACACCACCGCCTGGTGGCAGGCCAGCCAACGACAGGCCACAGCCGCCATCAGCACACTGCGACTCCATCGCTGGACGCCCCGCCCCATGACCTGGGCCCAACAAATGCCCACCACACCCCACCCGCGCCCCGCCCAGCAGACGGTCATCGACCATCCCCCCACCGGCCCCAGCCTCGTCATCATCGAAGACACCACCGGCGGCGGGAAAAGCGAGACAGCCAGCTACCTCACCCACCAGCTCGCCCTCACCTGCGGCTACCACGGCTCCTACACCGCCCTACCGCTGCGCGCAGCAGGCGACCAACTCGCCGAACGCACCGCCGCCTACCTCACCACCGTCCTGGGCGAACAGGAACGAGCACACCTGGCCATCGTCCACGGCAACGCCTTCGCCCACGGCACCACCGACCACCTCATCCTCACCGACAGCACGATCACCATGGCGCCCAACATCACCTGCGAGGACCACGACCTCCACCGCAACGCGCCGGCCGTCGTCCTCGACCACTGGTACATCGCCCGCACCCGAGGGCTCCTCTCCTGCTTCGGCGTCGGCACCATCGACCAACTCGTCCTCGCCGCCCAGCGAGGAAAGCACTGGTTCCTGCGCCTCTACGGCCTCGCCAACAAGACCGTCGTCATCGACGAAGCCCACGCCTACGCCCTCTACCAACAACGGCTCCTGGCCGCAGCCATCGCCTGGCTCGCCACCGCCGGATCCAGCGTCGTCGTCCTCTCCGCCACACTGCCCGCCGGCATCCGCCGTGACCTCGTCAACTCCTGGTGCCGCGGCCACCGGACCACACCCACCGACCGCCGCCCCATCGGCCCGATCACCATCACCGACACCACAGGACAGGTCCGCACCCACACCCCACCCCGCTCACGCCGCAGCCCCTACCGCACCCGCATCCGCCTCGTCACCGACCCCGGACCGACCCAACTCGCACACCACCTGCTCACCCGGCACCCCACCGGAATCACCACCGTCATCCGCAACACCGTCACCCGAGCCGAGGACCTCCACCGAGCCCTCCGCCTAGCCGCCGCCGCACACGGCTGGGAACCCCACGAGATCAAACTCCTGCACTCCCGCTACCAAGAACGCGACCGTGCCCGCCACCAGCACGACGTCGAAAACCTCCTCGGCCCCCACCCCGACCCCACGCTCCGAGCACACCACCCCAACCCCCACCGGCCCGGCCGACTCCTCCTCGTCGGAACGCAGGTCCTGGAGCAGAGCCTCGACTACGACACCGACCACCTCTACACCGACCTCGCCCCCCTCGACCTCCTCCTGCAACGCCGCGGACGACAGTGGCGCCACCCCATCAACCGACGCAACAAGCGACACCTCGCCCCCCTCACCCACGTCCTGTGGACCCCGCGCCCCGACGGCCTCCCCCACCTCCCCCCACCCACCCCCCACACCGTCTACCACCCCTACATCCTCGCCGCGACCTGGCACGCCCTGACCGACCGCGCACCCACCCACGCCCCCCGAACCCTCAACCACCCCGACGAAACCCAGCCCCTCCTCGACGCCGTCTACAGCGACGCACCCCCCGCCGGAAACACGCCGATCCACCAGCTGCTCGCCGAACTCCACCCCCACTGGATCCGTCAACTCCAAGAAGAAGACGCACAGGCAGCACACCGCGTCCTGTGGCCGTACGACGAGGAAGACAACGCCACCGGCGTGTCCGCACTCGCCTCCGGCCCAGCCGACGAGACCTTCGCCCGCTCGCGCCTCGGCACCCCCTCCACCCCGATCGTCGCCCTGTACCAGCACCCCGACAGCGGCCGCCTCACATGGACCCCCACCAGCACCGACAGCGCGGACCTCACCTCCCACCACCCCATCACCCACGCCGCCCCCTACCGAGCTCAACGCCTGGAAATCCACCACAACACCATCCCCGCCCCCACCCACTGGTTCACCGGAAACGCCCGCTTGCCCGCCCCCGACACCTGGACGCTTCCCGACGCCGGTGCCCTCGCCGACCGGCCGGTTCTGCTCATGAACCCCGACGGCAAGCCGATCGACCCACGCCTAGAACGCCTGAACTACGACCCCGAAACCGGCCTGTCCCTCCGCCCCGAGCAGCCCTGA